TCGTCTCCTTAACGCGCCGTCATAGGCTATTCGTCAAGGATGGTCCACTCTATTCTATCTTAAAACTACACACGTGGTTTGATTTCCCTTTATGTAGGCAGTCCATTCAATCATACCATCCAATCAACCTCATTCTTCCCTCATCGAAGATCATGTGCTATTCTGACTGGATTTCACATTTGCTTGCGGATGTGCACAAATTTGGTTTCAACATGTTTGATTATGATGAGACATTCAATATGTTTGTTAAGCCTGCCATTATTTGTCTTGTTCTTATTTTAGCAGTCACTCATGGGTAATCCATTGGCCAACTAGACGTAAAAAATGCCTAGCCACTTACAGGAGAATGTCTTTATGGTCCAACCACCGGGTTTTGTAGATCCTCGTCACTCTCATCGGGTTTGTAAAATTACACAAGGCTTTTTATGGTCTCAAATAAGCTCCCCTAGCTTGATTTCAGTGCTTCAGTACATTCATCATCCGTCAAGGCTTTGTGCAATGTCTTGTCGACCTCTCATTCTTCACTTTCCATCGTGGTATAACCCatcttatttttttactttatgtggatgatattatgTTAACTTGTAATAATTTTGGTTGCTCTTCGGCTAGATCTCTTGAGACATGAATTTGAGAGACTTTGGTCCTCTTCATTACTTTCTGGGTCTTGAGATTCGTCCTACCTCGGTTGGTCTTCATCTACCTCAAACCAAGTGTGCTATTAATTTACTCAAAAAGACAAATATGACTGATTGTAAGCCATGTAGAACTTCATTGCCTCTCGTGCTTAGTTATCTAATCAGGATGGCACACCACTTCGGTCTCATGAAAATTCCTCATCTTTTGGGTTCTTTGTAGTATCCTACTTTGATTCGCCCAGATATCACCTATACAGTTAATCATATATCTCAGTTCATGTCTCGTCTCACACAGACTCATCTCATTACTGCTAACGCATCCTACAATATGTTAAGCGTTCCCTGGACCATGGGATTTCCTTCCTTTGCTCCTCCAGTCCTCTTCTTTTCTAATGCTAATTGGGTTAGGTGTCCGGACACATATCATTCCACTTCAGGTTTTCTTATATTTCCCTACACTGAATTTGATTTCCTAAAGCTCCACTAAACAGCGGACAGTCTCTCGATTTAGGGCGGAATCTGTATACCATTCATTGGCTCGTGCTTGTGCCGAATCCATTGGCTTTCCTATGTTCTGTGCGAGCTTCGTTTTCCTGTTACTTCACCCACCTTTATGTTTTGTGATAATCTTAACACTACTTATATAGCTACCGATCCATTTTTTCATGCTCAGATGAAACAAATTGAGCTTAACCATAATTTGTTCGTAAACATGTGTATTTGAATATTCACAAAGTCCAGTTTCCAATCCTCACTTTGAAATTCTACATTCCAAACCTGTTGCTCCAAGACCACCAAGTTTAGGGGCTGTTAATGTAGGAGATGAATTCTCATGAGCTAAGTTTTGTAAATTCCCATGagcttagagcaactccaccgttGCTAAGGCCCCCTAgggctattcactatttaatccacccagTGAACAATAACTGCCCTTAATAAACAGTAATTGCATTTTGTATCTCCATCCCTACACTGAATAGCCCTAACAATAAGcaataaaataatagtatttttttatttataaaataatacaaaataattattttaagaAAAGTAAAACAGACTCAAACACCACCTAGCGGTGACTTAATAGAATTGAACATAATAGAACCGAATAGTTCCCAATTCCGTCTCTCTCTGTTTCTATCATTCTCTGCAAATTGCAATGTCGAGAAACCACCATGTCCTCCGCCTGGTGCTCTCATGCCGCAAAATCACAGCACAGGTGACGAGCCGCAGCAGCTCCTCAATCATAACCATGGCCTCCTCCTCCGAGCAAGAGTTTGTCGTCCTCTACCCATCCAATCTCAACCGCTTCCCTCGCTCCCAAACCTTCTGGGACGCCAAGGTCGCCTCTCACGTCGGCGAGAAGCTCGCCCTCCGTCTCCAAGATATTGACGTCACCGGTGTTGAGATCGACCTCTGCGAAGAGCTTTCCATGCTCGTCCACCACCGCATCAGGGTGTTGCCGCTCTTCGACTCTATTCAGGCCTATCCACCACGTGGCTGACGTCGCCCAGACGTCAGCCTTGCGTCACGTGGCCTTCGGGTTCTCGGGCTGGCTACTCGTGCCGAGCCTCTTCCTCGGGCTTGCTTGGGCTCAATCGCCTGCATACACTGGACCTCATTGCTTGGGCTATCTGGCCCTGTTTGAGAGCCAGTCCATCGGGCTATTGCCCACGGTAGAACTGCTCTTAGGTTACTAGTTTCCCAAGTCACTTGACTTGGATGCTTTACTTGGGATATGTTTGTAGCTTTGTGAAATCAATTATAATTTTACAGAAATGCCATCTGCTCATGTTTCTAATACTTCAATTGATGACAGGTCAAAAACTTCAATAGAAATTAAAGCATTttatcaaaaaagaaaaacactagTCTAATTCAACACCAGTTACGTTCTCGCTTGATTAATTACACACTCATCAATCTCCAAACTAAGGCTGAGAAGTTGGAGAACTAAAAGaactttaaaaaacaaaatacagaagtccagagagaaaaaaaaaatccctaatCAATCAAAGGTTAGTTGATTTATTGGGTTTTCCTTTTCCCATAACAGACTGCTTAATAAGTTGCTTCagtcccttcttcttctttttcttaatCACATCAATTTGAGTCCTCTCAACCTCACTGATATCAATCTTCTCCTCTTTCTCACTCCTCCTGAtcatctcctctctctctttctcactccTCTTGATCATCTCCGCCTCGTCACCTCTCTTCTTTTCGGCACTACTCTCCATAAACTCCTCCTCCAGCTGCACGCACAGCTTCAGCACGCGGTCCTCAACGTGATCCAGCCGCTCGATCAGCGACCCCTTGGCGTCGGTCTCCATCATCACGTGCTCAATCGGACGGCAGTGCTTCTCTAGGCTCTCGGGAGAGATCAACTCCGCGGATGAGGGTAATTTCCCTCCCTCGCTCGTGAGGGTCCCGCTCGTCCTCGAGGGTGTGGACGTAAGCGAGCTACTCTTTGGCGTATGAGTATGTGAACGTGAATGCGACTGCGAGCGTCGGATTTCCTCCAACTGCCTCAGAATTGTATCGAGTCTGTCCATCCTGAACAAAATTGGTTCCTCGGTCGTGTTGGCCGTCGTCATTGCCACCATTATTTTCCCGGGAAACAAACACTCCTTTGattcttttttgttatttttcttcGCTGTTTGAAGATACCAGACAAAGATAGAATCAAGACGACGAAGGTTGCAGCTTGCTTATTTAACGAGACTGATACGTTGGACAGGTGTTAGAATTGCGATAAGACGACTGCTGATAAAAAGTGTCGGCCGTATGAGCTGCGAATAGTTGCGGCCATGCAGAGACTAAGCTTAGACACGTGTGCCATTAGTGGTGCAGGGCCGTGTCGCAATCCTGCGCCGGCCATCGTCAGATGACGGTGTGGATTGGACTTTTGTGGATTGGAGGACGGAGGTAGATATATCATCAGATCTCGGCTGACATTTCTTCAAAGGACGTGTGACATTCGCATCCACCCCTCAACGTCATAAAAATAAGGATTATCATTATGAAAATCTAATTGTCTCCCACGTACAATTAATTTTGTCGTACAAATATTATAATTGGAAGCGATGTTTTTAGCATACAAACGTAAAATTAAAACACTTCATTTTTGTTATCATCTAATTAAAGATCATATTTGTAAAAAgatcattcaatttgaaaatGGTATAGTTACGAATATGCATAAAACAATAAACAGTTAATTGTGAAGATGTTACTTGTATTTTTAACTACGTTATTACAATTTTATTGTGAGACTAAACTGACTATCTcactcttagtgtagataatattgtttgttaaaaaaatgttCATTTGAAGATAATtttacaaattattttttaaactagaAATTTGTCATCTAAATGTAAACAAATTGACATTATAAGTATAATTaacatatttaaaataaactgtttatttatttgatacaCTTGCTAAACAAATTACTCAATGTTGTGATATACATTCTAATACATGATTATGTAAATTCTTATTGAATTACTGTCTTAATTCTGATTGGGCCTTTGGCTTTGTCTAAAGCCCAATGTTTGGTTGTTTAATAGCCCATAACGGGCTAGGGGTTATGTAAGGCATTCTTTATGCCTTTTGGTTTGGGCGGCAGCGGATGAGAGAAAAAGGAGCCGTCTGCCGACAGCTCCAATTAGTCAGAAAAAGGAAACGCTGCTCCCCTTTTGTTAGTAATCACTCGGTCAAAGATATTGGTGTTAGGTTTTGTGGCTTTTGGAAAAGAAGGGATTCGGTATATCTTTCCATCTTCTCCATTTATTCTTTGTAAGGGATTTGGTATATGTTTCCATCTTTTCCATTTGTTCCTTGCATGAGTGAGAGCTTTGTGTGTATGTGGGTTTAGGGATTTGAGAGTGAAACTGTTTGGACTTATTTTTACACTATCGGCCCAAGTAATCGAGGTCGTTGAATGAGCAGGATTTTAGACCAACAAAGTGGTtgaaatgtttttaaattattattgagAAATAATATTGTAATTTTAATTATGATATTATCTCTTAGTAAtgtattaaattatttaaacctAATATTTGTCTAAATCCCAATTGATTTGAATGGTGATGGAATATAGGGATAAGCATTAAGGCATGGCATCAGATAACAGCATGCAAAGATATTGGGATACAATTTGTATATGTGGTATTGCTTTGGCCACGTGACACATGCATAATTAGGACTCCTGTGCAAAGTGTTATTTTGATGGAATATGGCATCTCAAGTGATTAGCTGATATTGCAATAAAATTGCATGCATGGTTGCACGGATGTCGTGGGAAAGGTAGCTTTATAGTTTGCATTGGGAGTCTTTGGCTATGAATGACTACTGATGGAGTTTTGATGTGATGTGATAAGCCTATTTAGGTTTTTATTAGCTTTGAAAAGTCAACCATTTGAAGATAGGCTATAAGCCTATGCCACAGATCAGTTTGAGTTTTAGTCGGTTTCTGCTTATGATCCAGGCCGTGCCAAACAAAAAATATGTTCTTATAAATGCGGAGGCAATGGCAACGCATGAaggacctccaattcaacacataaaTTGCCATGCGCATTCTCTCGCTCtatgcgaaacctctcaacaaccttgagatttttgttttcttcttttcgcCGACGcattttcagtttggataaacagcactatgaaggcaaccggcgaccatcttcagtttggataaacagcactgttgtcGTAGAATCATCCGACCGTGGAGCATCTTCAGTtcggataaacaacactgcgaCATGgccgactggttacctatcaaagtcttggtcgagaaggatttttgaatccttatCGGCAGAGGTCGTCtcgttagccttctcggcgaagcgaggtgttacaagttattatactcggcacattgaacgccgagtcgtttatgattggttattcgcaagtaggttttagagttcggcattctgacgacCGAACCACTTTCATAATCAAGACGTATATTTGTTTTGAATACTTGTGTCCTtatactttggtgtcgattcggcgtgcttatactcttgcGAATATAATCACAATGACCGAATCCGgcgccgacgatttgtgaacttcgcaaaactagtagctttgtcttcaagctctagaacctgaaggccaGGCGTGTTCTTTCCTCGGCCCCAGTTGCACGATCGAGAAGTCaaccgcgcacccaacgcaacatcaacaaattttactcctcggtcgagctcggccaacgagttggcacgctccgcatacaaccgaatgacgtagttagcttacgaATTATTCggcatgcgcgccacgtaggtttactagtttttagggtcaacattttggcacgcccagtgggacccaatgttaaaactacgaagttcacatgatATATGAAGATCACAATGAGATTTGGCGCCTATTCAAGGAAATTGTCGAGCAACAAAAACTCCTTGGCCAGATcattgaagaaaataaagaaaggcAAAAGTCTTTCTCTCAGAAGGCTGGGGGGCAATTTTTCGCTCCGGCCACAATTAAAAGTTGGCCTCAGAACattgttgagatagtaaaaaaaGAACCTAGGCCACCTGTTTTTTCAGTCGAGACTGAAATTATGGTAGGCCTAGAAGCAAAAGTTCATGTTTCTGAGCCACAAATCGACTTagaaaatgattcgtcagatgagtgctccaatgacgaacaaggCCGAGACATGGGCCTAGCCGAAAAAACCACGCCAATCAATATGATTATTGGCGATAAAGCCGATATAGAGATATTCGATTCGGCTAAGTTATTTAAGTTAAAAGCCAAAATTGACGAAATTATTATGCCTagggggcataataattgttcaacacattcgGCGGCCGATAAAAAATCTTTCGTCAAGTCAAACATATTtggaaatattattttattcggccttgcaaaaattcaaagtgAAAGTTTTGATACAAAAAGCCTTTGGCTTGGAAtaaaacatcgttggccttcTCCACTTTATAGTACGGCCACTTTTCTATGCATTtgctaaattattttcttaaccattcggcCCCTTGGCCGATACTTAAGAAAATAGGGGGGCAATGAGCATTGAAGCCctcatatatataaaaaataaaaataaaaaaataaaaaaaattaatcattcGATTGTGTAGGGTGAGCTCGGCCAAAAGAATCATTGGATTCAAATACAAGTTCATGGATTCTTAACAGTATCGTTGGGCGAGTTCGGCCAAAAGATATATTACGCCGAgccattcaattcaatgcatGCACGCAACATGGTGGATAAGAGTATGCTAGCCAACTATTTGCTTGGTCGGTATATATAGCCGACTGTTTGCCGAGCTCGGCAAAGGTTATCATAAGGTAATTCGGCCTGTAGGAAATATAGTTCTTGACCATGAAGTCATTCAGCccgcaaaatatatatatatatatatatatatattgcttaaggggagggatccccattttttcaaaaaaatggggagcCTTCTCCTGACCATTGGATGAACTgagtggttgagattaaatatCTGATATATAtcaaatttctttttcctttttcttttctggttCCCGCTTCTTCCTTGCAACACAGAGCTTCACACGAACAGAGCTTCGCACCAGAGCTTTGCACCAGCCAAATCACAGGCCATCGCGAATAACCTTTGAGATTTCAGGTATAGGTCTCCTCCTCATTCATTATTTTAGATgattaatttgaaatttgggttgaacaattagggtttttttctgATTCGGGAAAGACAAGCAACATGTAGGGGAGGCGAATGAGACATTTTGCTTCTGTTGCTTTGAGATTTCAAGACATCGCCTCTAACCTTTGTGATTCACTCATCTTATAACGTTGAAAGATAAGCAGCAGGTATGCAAAACTGTTTTTGATgctttttattattctttttggTGTGGAAAAGCATTACTCACGTAGACAGTTCACTGAAAATCGAGAGGCAGTGGATAATTTGAGTGGttttctttagggttttagggtaAAGACCTTTTGAGTTCTAATTCAAATTGGTTACAgatttttcttgaaaattttgagttttgttcttcttttcaagttttgttgatgcattttattattctttttggTGTGGATGTTTGATTGTTCTAATGTTCATGTTTAAGTTATGGAAGCTAATGAGATGGCTATTGAAGTTACGAGAACTAATGAAATGCCTAATCAAGTTATGGAGGCTATGGAAGCTAATGAGATGACTATTAAAGTTATGGGAGCTGATGAAATGCCTGTTCAAGTTATGGAAGCTTATGAAATGCAAGTTCCAATGGAAAATCAATCAGAAATTGTAGCTGGTATTTGTTTTTTCTATCCTCAAGTAACAGATGAGTTCAAGCCTACCATAGGTCAATATTTCGAAACATTAGACGAAGTGATTGAATTTTACAACAACTATGCAATGGAGGCTGGGTTTAGTGTCCGAATGCATTCAAGTAAGAAAAATAAGGATGGTGAGATCATGAGAAAGGAGTTTGTGTGCAACAAAGAGGGAAGTAATACAAAAGAATGGATTGGTGACGAACAAAAGCATCGTGGATTAACCAAAAAAGGTTGTAAAGCAAGATTGATAGTTGTGAGATCTAAACTTGGTGGGTATGCAGTCACCATATTTCACGAGGGCCATAATCATCCAATGACATCCCCACGAAGACGCCACTTGCTAAAGTCTCATCGCAAGGTTACTAAGTGTCATACAATATTAGCTGATCAGCTAGACATAGCAAACATACCTCCACACAAACAATTTAACATTCTTGGATTGCAGGTAGGTGGAATTGAAAATGTTGGTTGTACACAAAAAGATTTATATAACTACAGAAGCAAGGTGCGAAATAAGATGAAGGGGCATGATGGAAAAATGTTGCATGATCATTTTTTGCTAGAGCAAGAAAGAAATTCTGAATTCACATTCAAGATTCAAGTAGATGAAGAACACAAGATTACTCAATGTTTTTGGGCCGATGCAAGTTCTAGGCAAGCATACAAGTTTTATGGTGATGTGGTCATTTTTGACACTACATACAACACCAATCGGTATAGTATGATATTTGCCCCGTTCATGAGTGTAAACAATCATGGTCAAACAATCGTTTTGGCTGGTGCCTTCTAAGTGACGAGACGATAGATTCATTCATTTGGTTATTTAGAGAATTTTTGAATGCCATGCCAGGTGATGCTCCAAAAATGATTATTACTGATCAAGATCTGGCAATGACAAAAGCCATTCCTTACTGTTTTCCAAACACGTTTCACAGATTCTGTACGTGGCATATTTTGGATAAGTTCTCGAGCAAGCTTCCTCCGATGAAATACAAAGATCATTATTTAGATTTCAAAGCATGTATTTGGGAGTCAGAGACTATAGAGGAGTTTGATGTGAAATGGATGGCTGTTGTTTCAAAAAGTGGATTATCTGGTAATGGCTGGTTGCAATCGATATATAGGATTCGATCTACTTGGGTTCCAACCTATGTTAATCATGTTTTTTCTGCAAATTGCTCAACTAGTCAGAAAGCTGAGAATGGACATTTATTTCTAAAGAAATATGTTTCCAAGAACAACTCATTCCTCGAGTTTATGGTTAATTATAATAGGGCATTGGCACGCCAACGCCATTCGGAGTTGAAGGCAGATCATATTGATTTGAACGAGAGGCCAAAACTCAAATGCCCTATTAAGATGGATGCGCAAATGGCCAATATTTATACACGTAGCTCTTACCTTGATTTTCAAGAGCAGTTGTGGGAAAGTTACAGCTATAATATTGAGCTtacaagcgaaaatgatacttGCAGCATGTTTAAAGTTTTGCCCATTGATGACGAAAAGGGTAGAGTTCGTGAAATTTTGTATGAAAAATCCAGGGATTTTGCATCATGTAGCTACAAACAATTTGATAGTTCAGGAATCCCATGCAGCCATCTTTTGGCATATTTGCATAAAATACGTTAATTTCATATATTGCCAGATGAATACATTTTGAAGAGATGGACTAAATCTGCAAAATCTTCGGTTACAGTTTCTAATGTGGAGATATCTGTCAACAAATCTGTACTTAAAAGGCGTGGTAAATTATTCCAACAATATTCGCATTTGATTGATAAAGTCATTCTAAATGATGAGGCAAGTAAACTCTTTTGTGAGGCAATGGATGTTGTGAATGAGAAGATTAAGCCATTGGTTGGTGGTACCAATGAAATGTGGAACCTTCTACAACCAAAGGAGATATGGAATGTCGTGCAAAAAGAAAATCGATAGTAGATGATGTTGGTTTTCTTGAACCTAATCCTGTTAAGACCAAAGGATCtggaaaaaaacttaaaaagggaaaagagaaaggaaaatgcAAGAAGAGGGTTAATGGTAACCTTTGTCATGGGTGTGGGCAATATGGAGTTAATCATGACAAAAGAAATTGTCCGGAGCTCCACAATCGGTAAAAATACATACTCCGCGTGTTTTTGTATGTATATCGTGCAATTAATATATCAATAGTTGAAATGCGTTTGTTGTCTATGATGTATAATAGCATTATTATTGTTAATCAACATTTTTATGATTTCTATTTTGGTTAATTGCAGAATGAGCAACACTCATTGTCTATAGGAAGCTGATCTCATTTTTTTGTTCCTAATTTGCATGATGTTAATGAGGTTCCTCTGTTTTGCATAAGTTTATTCTATGAATTTTGAGGAATTGGCCATGAACTTGCAGAATGAGGAGCACTCATTGTCCATAGGAAGCTGAtctcattttgtttttgttcctaATTTGCATGGTGTTAATGAGGTTCCATGGCAATATCAAAGCCCATGTATATAAACCTGAAAATTAAGGTTTTCATTTCAAAACAAGCGTGGTGTGTCATGTGTAAATAACAGCTTAAATAGTTGATATGTGATAAAGACAATGAAAAGCTCACTTACACAAACGTCTCCGCTAGTGATGATATCAAATGGAAAAAGTAAGAAACAAATCTTTGAGGGTTTTCTGATAAATTTGAATACGTATAATGCTTCATGACTTAAAACAGAACACCAATTTGTCCATGGCACAGGTTTACCGTAGAatatattaaaaagaaaaaatgtacaGTTCTTCCACTTACCATTCATGTGAACAATATTGACACAATACCAGACAGACCAAGACCTTCTACAAGCATGTAACTAAACAGATGATAGTTCTACGTCAATTTGCATATAAGGAGAAGGCCTTAAAACTAATTTACATAAGATGAAAAACGGCCAAGAAGATCACTCATGAGAAATATGGAAAGAGGACAAACAGACAGCACTCCAAGTTTTGAAGACTGAAAAGATAACAAGACAACCTCGTAATTTCCACCGTAGTACTAACTAAACAAAGGCCAGCAAAGAATGGAAGAGAAGAATCACTCACTTGTCAATATCCAACCCTGCATACTAAAAAAGGTTTTCACAATTAAGATCACTCACTTGTCAACTGCCATGGCCATCACATGTCACACTGCAGTCAAACACATATAAATAGTTCATCACCATTATTTAAGTAAAAGCAAATGGCAAACAATTTTTAAGTAAAAGCAAATGGCAAACAATTTAATTAGTAATGAAAATGGCAGCTTCAATAGCAAGTCCTTACCAATCGGGGGCTTTCCcttcaaaatcaaaacccaaaaggttatAAGGTCCCGAGTTCATACTCTATTAATTCAGTCCATCCAAATCTGTAACCAATTTGAATTAGCACTCAAAAGGTCTTTACCCTAAAACCCGAAAGAAAACCACCAAATTTATGGACCCATTTGAAACCAGAACCATCCCGAATCAGAACGCAATAGGTTTTTGTGTTTagaatttgaaaaacataaacctCAATTGTTCAACCCAAATTCCAAATGAATCACCTAAAATAGTGAATGAGGAGGAGACCAATACCTAAAATCTCAAAGGTTAGAGGCTATCGCCTGAAATCTCAAAGCAACAGAAGCAAAATGTCTCATTCACATCCCTTACCTGCTGCTTGTCTTTCCCGAATCAGAAAAAACCCCAATTGTTcaacccaaatttcaaattaatcTTCTAAAATAGTGAATGAGGAGGAGACCCATACCTGAAATCTCAAAGGTTATTCGCAATGACCTGTGATTTGGCTGGTGCGAAGCTCTGGTGCGTAGCTCTGTTCGTGCGAAGCTCTGTGTCGCAAGGAAGAGGCGGGaactagaaaagaaaaaggaaaaagaaatctaATATATATCAGCTATTTAATCTTAACCGCTCATTTCATCCAATGGTCAGGAGAAGgctccccatttttttgaaaaaaatgggatcCCTCCCCTcaagcaatatatatatataatgagaaataatatatatttcatcCAATGGTCAGGAGAAGGCTCCCCAATTACGAAcaattaatttccttaaccattcgggCTTACGAGCCGAAATTTAAGgaactggggggcaatgtttggacccatTTTTACACTATCGGCCTGAGTAATTGAGGTCGTTGAATGAGCAGAATTTTAGACCAACAAAGTGGTTGAAatgattttcaattattattgaGAAATAATACTGTAATTTTAATTATGATATTATCTCttagtaatatattaaattatttaaacctAATATTTGTCTAAATCCCAATTGATTTGAATGGTGATGGAATATAGGGATATGCATTAAGGCATGGCATCAGATAACAACATGCAAAGATAATGGGATACGATTTGCATATGTGGTATTGCTTTGGCCACGTGACACATGCATAATTAGGACTCCTGTGCAAAGTGGTATTTTGATGGAAGATGGCATCTCAAGTGATTAGCCGATATTGCAATAAAATTGCATGCATGGTTGCACAGGTGTCGTGGGAAAGATAGCTTTATAGTTTGCATTGGGAGTATTTGGTTATGAATGACAGCTTAATGGGATAAAGCAAGGCTACTGATGGAGTTTTGATGTGATGTGATAAGCCTATTTAGGTTTTTATTAGCTTTGAAAAGTCAACCATTTGAAGATAGGCTTTAAGCCTATGCTACGGATCAGTTTGAGTTTTAGTCGGTTTCTGCTTATGATCCAGGCCGTACGTGCCAAACAAAAAATATGTTCCTATAAATGCAAAGGCAATGGCAACGCATGAaggacctccaattcaacacacaaattgccctacGCATTCTCTCGCTATATGTGAAACCTcttaacaaccttgagatttttgttttcttcttttcatcgacgcatcttcagtttagataaacagcactgtgaaggcaactggcgaacatcttcagtttcgataaacaacactgttgacgtagaatcagccgactgtggagcatcttcagtttggataaacaacattgcaaCATGgccgactggttacctatcaaagtctcggtcgagaagaaTTTTTGAATCCTTATCGGC
This region of Malus domestica chromosome 07, GDT2T_hap1 genomic DNA includes:
- the LOC139197503 gene encoding protein FAR1-RELATED SEQUENCE 5-like — its product is MAIEVTRTNEMPNQVMEAMEANEMTIKVMGADEMPVQVMEAYEMQVPMENQSEIVAGICFFYPQVTDEFKPTIGQYFETLDEVIEFYNNYAMEAGFSVRMHSSKKNKDGEIMRKEFVCNKEGSNTKEWIGDEQKHRGLTKKGCKARLIVVRSKLGGYAVTIFHEGHNHPMTSPRRRHLLKSHRKVTKCHTILADQLDIANIPPHKQFNILGLQVGGIENVGCTQKDLYNYRSKVRNKMKGHDGKMLHDHFLLEQERNSEFTFKIQVDEEHKITQCFWADASSRQAYKFYGDVVIFDTTYNTNRYSMIFAPFMSVNNHGQTIVLAGAF
- the LOC103420479 gene encoding protein FAR-RED IMPAIRED RESPONSE 1-like, with translation MPGDAPKMIITDQDLAMTKAIPYCFPNTFHRFCTWHILDKFSSKLPPMKYKDHYLDFKACIWESETIEEFDVKWMAVVSKSGLSGNGWLQSIYRIRSTWVPTYVNHVFSANCSTSQKAENGHLFLKKYVSKNNSFLEFMVNYNRALARQRHSELKADHIDLNERPKLKCPIKMDAQMANIYTRSSYLDFQEQLWESYSYNIELTSENDTCSMFKVLPIDDEKGRVREILYEKSRDFASYEYILKRWTKSAKSSVTVSNVEISVNKSVLKRRGKLFQQYSHLIDKVILNDEASKLFCEAMDVVNEKIKPLVGGTNEMWNLLQPKEIWNVVQKENR
- the LOC114825938 gene encoding uncharacterized protein; its protein translation is MSRNHHVLRLVLSCRKITAQVTSRSSSSIITMASSSEQEFVVLYPSNLNRFPRSQTFWDAKVASHVGEKLALRLQDIDVTGVEIDLCEELSMLVHHRIRVLPLFDSIQAYPPRG